From one Branchiostoma floridae strain S238N-H82 chromosome 3, Bfl_VNyyK, whole genome shotgun sequence genomic stretch:
- the LOC118412432 gene encoding organic cation transporter protein-like: protein MAETELEHGEEATILGNTPPTGDVQINVSYDLALKYLGGFGPWQRRVFFLMCLPIGINALELFAIVFLAVEPDYHCRVPEATFSGLNATPAELLNVSIPWELKDGEWTRSQCKRYTYDLLDTTINTTYRDFVEAHPVANRTQIACDQGYEYDTTEYKSTVVTDWDLVCDNSWKVNLAKSLWFAGKMAGAVIGGHAADRWGRKPVLLVSLAVDYISGIACAFSPNYAVFMAIRFIIAASTTVTTLALFVMSQELVSADKRSMVGMVIWVPFALAYVLLPGIAYFIRPWMWLQITVTMPFLFFISFWWLIPESPRWLISRNRHKEAAAVLRKAAEVTKVAMPDEVLHNTIPLTMTGEKAKKKKVYTFVDLFRPPNLRKWTLNIFFNWIVNTLVYYGISLNTAALSGNFYLNFAISGFIEIPAYLISIVILNKFGRRWPLCLMLLFGGVACIVAFFIPKHLGWMTTTLAMIGKFCITASFAVIYVFSAEIFPTVVRQIGMGMSSMSARVGGMVAPFVNLLGSYWAPMPYVIFGGASIAAGLLALLLPETKGKTLPATIEDGENFGKEDAIYIVDEE, encoded by the exons atgGCGGAAACAGAGCTCGAGCACGGTGAAGAAGCTACAATCCTCGGCAACACGCCACCTACCGGAGATGTGCAG ATCAATGTCAGCTATGATCTCGCTCTTAAGTACCTGGGCGGTTTTGGACCCTGGCAGAGAAGGGTGTTCTTCCTCATGTGTCTGCCTATTGGGATCAATGCCTTGGAGTTATTTGCAATCGTCTTTCTTGCCGTCGAGCCCGACTACCACTGCCGGGTCCCTGAGGCCACCTTTTCGGGGCTGAACGCGACCCCGGCCGAGCTGCTGAACGTTAGCATCCCCTGGGAGCTGAAGGACGGGGAGTGGACACGGAGTCAGTGCAAACG TTACACCTACGATCTTTTGGATACAACCATCAATACCACCTATCGAGACTTTGTTGAAGCACACCCGGTCGCTAACCGGACGCAGATCGCGTGTGACCAGGGGTACGAATACGACACTACAGAGTACAAGAGCACTGTCGTCACAGAC TGGGATCTTGTCTGTGACAACAGTTGGAAGGTTAACCTGGCCAAGTCTCTCTGGTTTGCCGGTAAAATGGCCGGAGCGGTTATCGGGGGACACGCAGCAgacag ATGGGGCCGAAAACCAGTGCTACTAGTATCCCTCGCTGTTGACTACATCTCCGGGATAGCGTGTGCGTTCTCTCCCAACTACGCTGTCTTCATGGCCATCCGGTTCATCATAGCGGCGAGCACCACGGTCACCACTCTGGCTCTGTTTGTAATGT CGCAAGAGCTGGTTTCCGCCGACAAGCGAAGCATGGTGGGAATGGTCATCTGGGTCCCCTTCGCCCTGGCCTACGTGCTCCTGCCAGGGATCGCCTACTTCATACGGCCTTGGATGTGGCTACAGATCACTGTCACCATGCCGTTCCtcttctttatttcattttggtg GCTTATCCCCGAGTCCCCGCGATGGCTGATCTCCAGGAACCGCCACAAAGAGGCGGCAGCAGTCCTGCGGAAAGCCGCAGAAGTTACGAAAGTCGCCATGCCTGATGAAGTCCTCCACAACACCATCCCGCTTACCATG ACAGGGGAAAAggccaagaagaagaaggtcTACACATTTGTCGACCTGTTCAGACCTCCGAATCTTCGGAAATGGACTCTCAACATTTTCTTCAACTG GATTGTCAACACGTTGGTGTATTACGGCATTTCCCTCAACACGGCTGCCCTGAGCGGAAACTTCTACCTGAACTTCGCCATTTCCGGTTTCATCGAGATTCCGGCATATCTCATATCCATCGTCATCCTGAATAA GTTTGGGAGGCGCTGGCCTCTGTGTTTGATGCTCCTGTTTGGAGGCGTTGCCTGTATCGTGGCCTTTTTTATTCCCAAAC ACCTTGGCTGGATGACCACCACCCTGGCCATGATAGGCAAGTTCTGCATCACCGCTTCCTTCGCTGTTATCTATGTCTTCTCGGCGGAGATCTTCCCTACTGTTGTCAG GCAAATTGGAATGGGCATGTCCTCTATGAGTGCTCGAGTCGGCGGCATGGTCGCGCCTTTCGTGAATCTCCTGGGCAGCTATTGGGCCCCGATGCCTTACGTCATCTTCGGGGGTGCTTCGATCGCCGCCGGACTGCTGGCTCTGCTGCTACCGGAGACGAAGGGGAAGACACTTCCGGCTACTATCGAAGACGGCGAGAACTTCGGGAAGGAAGACGCCATATATATAGTGGACGAGGAATGA
- the LOC118412184 gene encoding potassium channel subfamily K member 2-like isoform X1, producing MNEYIRLLLLFVGLFTYMFIGAGLFHALEPGWIWDDEWGNITDGVQNVTDQNMNDTLYNFEPRSYMEAFYFCATVITTIGYGHIYPVTGAAKFFTAIFANFGIPAFFYILAIIGRKFANLVEAGESRFFSRVPGPYGRRTVTLILVELLGLILFILIPAAIISTVEGWSYGDATWYLFVSVSTIGFGDLYGGYSEFFFAFDATFGIYVLCKFCYCIIGLSWVATMWILLADVMPDTEAKPGAVELVNSDDQDVTDRQGELLPPQA from the exons ATGAACGAGTACATCAGACTGCTGCTCCTGTTTGTTGGCCTGTTCACCTACATGTTTATCGGGGCGGGACTGTTCCACGCCTTGGAACCAGGGTGGATATGGGACGACGAATGGGGGaacattacag ATGGAGTCCAAAATGTCACCGACCAAAACATGAATGACACCCTGTATAACTTCGAGCCGAGGTCCTACATGGAGGCGTTCTACTTCTGCGCCACGGTCATCACAACCATAGGCTACGGTCACATCTACCCTGTAACAGGGGCGGCAAAG TTCTTCACGGCCATCTTCGCTAACTTTGGCATCCCGGCATTTTTCTACATCTTGGCGATCATCGGCAGAAAATTCGCCAATCTTGTTGA GGCGGGGGAGTCCCGGTTCTTCAGCCGGGTTCCCGGCCCGTACGGCCGCCGGACGGTGACGCTGATCCTGGTGGAGCTGCTCGgacttatcctcttcatcctcATCCCTGCTGCCATCATCAGCACCGTGGAGGGCTGGTCATACGGCG ATGCCACCTGGTACCTGTTCGTGAGTGTGTCGACTATCGGCTTCGGGGACTTGTACGGCGGCTACTCCGAGTTCTTCTTCGCATTTGACGCAACGTTCGGCATCTATGTG CTCTGCAAGTTCTGTTACTGCATCATCGGCCTGAGCTGGGTGGCCACCATGTGGATCCTCCTGGCTGACGTCATGCCGGATACGGAAGCCAAACCGGGAGCTGTCGAGCTGGTGAACTCCGATGACCAAGATGTCACTGACAGACAAGGAGAGCTGCTACCACCACAGGCTTAG
- the LOC118411247 gene encoding U4/U6 small nuclear ribonucleoprotein Prp3-like — translation MMAAPLPKKELDELKPYIDKTVQNVLGISEPTLTMAAINCLARGLDRDRMKDQLRPFLEDSTETFVDRLLSAVDEVRSARHGREKDTRNRKRNLREVFADEDTDDVAASKKSKKPPAFDDDDVIPAASAESPGMLTKQQIQQMMENATKQIEERKKQMKIMGVGSATSGSTNTTSGSVPSVPSNLLLNAPTATNYMNDAIEKAKRAAELQAKIQAQLANKPGLLGTMKQSSGLPLADKPDKVQLVEGRIVDASGREVQLVQRTPTLKANIRAKRREEFKLVQDRAAELDESSPFFDDRVALKPAVRQRRPFKFHDPGKFEAIAQRVRAKSQLEKLQAEIAQAAKKTGIQSAAKLALITPKKDDTEEQEVPDVEWWDSCILRAESYDDMDAGVDEKGSKQEQFVGVTHLVEHPIEMRPPSDPTKARVLPVYLTKKERKKIRRQNRREVQKEMQEKVRLGLEAPPEPKVKISNLMRVLGSEAVQDPTKVEAHVRAQMAKRQKAHEEANAARKLTTEQRKEKKIKRLKEDTSQGVHVSVYRVRDMRNPAKKYKVEANANQLYMTGMVVMYQDVNVVVVEGGPKAQKKFRRLMMHRIKWDDDQPSRDDDDDESDEEESKKRNKCSLVWEGTVKSQNFGQIQFKICPTESLAREHFRKHGVEHYWNLAHSQSVLEATEDDTL, via the exons ATGatggctgcccccctccccaagaaAGAGCTGGACGAACTGAAACCGTATATCGACAAGACGGTACAGAATGTTTTAGGGATCTCTGAGCCGACGTTGACCATGGCCGCCATCAACTGTCTGGCGCGAGGACTGGACAGAGATAGGATGAAAG ACCAGCTGCGTCCATTCCTGGAGGACAGCACAGAGACGTTCGTGGACCGACTCCTGAGCGCAGTGGACGAGGTGCGGTCAGCCCGACATGGCAGAGAGAAGGACACACGCAACCGCAAGAGGAATCTAAGG gAGGTATTTGCTGACGAGGATACAGATGATGTGGCAGCATCCAAGAAGTCGAAGAAGCCTCCAgcatttgatgatgatgatgtaatacCTGCCGCCTCAGCAGAAAGTCCGGGCATGCTCACTAAACAACAG ATCCAGCAAATGATGGAGAATGCCACCAAACAGATTGAAGAAAGGAAGAAGCAAATGAAAATCATG GGTGTGGGCTCGGCCACTTCTGGCTCTACCAACACGACATCGGGCAGCGTACCCAGTGTGCCGTCAAACCTGCTTCTCAACGCGCCCACAGCCACTAACTACATGAACGATGCCATCGAGAAAGCCAAGCGTGCCGCGGAGCTGCAAGCCAAGATCCAGGCACAGCTGGCCAACAAGCCTGGGCTGCTGGGGACCAT GAAACAAAGCTCAGGCCTGCCACTAGCTGACAAACCAGACAAGGTGCAGCTGGTGGAGGGGCGCATCGTGGACGCTTCCGGAAGGGAGGTGCAGTTAGTGCAGCGGACACCGACACTGAAG GCCAACATCCGTGCTAAGAGGCGGGAAGAGTTTAAGCTGGTACAGGACAGGGCGGCAGAACTGGATGAATCCAGCCCCTTCTTTGACGACAGAGTCGCCCTGAAGCCTGCCGTAAGACAGAGAAGACCGTTCAAGTTTCACGACCCAGGCAAATTTGAGGCAATCGCACAAAGAGTGCGAGCAAAG TCCCAGCTAGAAAAGCTGCAGGCTGAGATCGCGCAGGCGGCTAAGAAGACGGGAATCCAGTCCGCCGCCAAACTGGCGCTCATCACGCCGAAGAAGGACGACACAGAAGAGCAGGAGGTTCCCGACGTGGAGTGGTGGGATTCCTGCATCCTGCGGGCAGAGTCGTACGATGACATGGATGCAG GGGTGGACGAGAAGGGGAGTAAACAGGAACAATTTGTAGGGGTGACCCACCTAGTGGAACATCCCATCGAGATGAGGCCGCCCAGCGACCCCACCAAGGCTCGCGTCCTTCCCGTCTACCTGACCAAGAAGGAACGGAAGAAAATCCGCAGACAGAACAGACGAGAGGTCCAGAAGGAAATGCAGGAAAAGGTCCGCTTGGGTCTAGAGGCACCACCGGAACCAAAAG ttaAAATCTCCAACCTGATGAGAGTACTTGGCAGCGAGGCTGTTCAGGACCCTACCAAGGTGGAGGCCCACGTACGAGCGCAGATGGCAAAAAGGCAGAA AGCCCACGAGGAAGCTAATGCAGCCAGAAAACTGACCACTgaacaaaggaaagaaaagaaaatcaagagACTAAAAGAAGACACTTCACAGGGTGTTCATGTTTCTGTTTACAG AGTACGAGACATGAGAAATCCAGCCAAGAAGTACAAGGTTGAGGCCAACGCTAACCAGCTGTACATGACAGGGATGGTAGTTATGTACCAGGATGTCAATGTGGTGGTGGTAGAAGGAG gtcCCAAGGCCCAGAAGAAGTTCCGCAGACTGATGATGCACAGAATAAAGTGGGATGATGACCAGCCATCCAGAGATGACG ATGATGATGAGTCGGATGAAGAGGAGTCAAAGAAGAGGAATAAGTGTTCTTTGGTGTGGGAG GGGACAGTGAAGAGTCAGAACTTCGGCCAGATCCAGTTTAAGATCTGTCCGACAGAGAGCTTGGCGCGGGAACATTTCAGGAAGCACGGCGTGGAACACTACTGGAACCTCGCGCACAGCCAGTCCGTGTTAGAGGCCACAGAAGACGATACCTTGTGA
- the LOC118412184 gene encoding potassium channel subfamily K member 2-like isoform X2, whose translation MNEYIRLLLLFVGLFTYMFIGAGLFHALEPGWIWDDEWGNITDGVQNVTDQNMNDTLYNFEPRSYMEAFYFCATVITTIGYGHIYPVTGAAKFFTAIFANFGIPAFFYILAIIGRKFANLVEAGESRFFSRVPGPYGRRTVTLILVELLGLILFILIPAAIISTVEGWSYGDATWYLFVSVSTIGFGDLYGGYSEFFFAFDATFGIYVLCKFCYYIIGLSWVVSGSWYRPSSLFSGD comes from the exons ATGAACGAGTACATCAGACTGCTGCTCCTGTTTGTTGGCCTGTTCACCTACATGTTTATCGGGGCGGGACTGTTCCACGCCTTGGAACCAGGGTGGATATGGGACGACGAATGGGGGaacattacag ATGGAGTCCAAAATGTCACCGACCAAAACATGAATGACACCCTGTATAACTTCGAGCCGAGGTCCTACATGGAGGCGTTCTACTTCTGCGCCACGGTCATCACAACCATAGGCTACGGTCACATCTACCCTGTAACAGGGGCGGCAAAG TTCTTCACGGCCATCTTCGCTAACTTTGGCATCCCGGCATTTTTCTACATCTTGGCGATCATCGGCAGAAAATTCGCCAATCTTGTTGA GGCGGGGGAGTCCCGGTTCTTCAGCCGGGTTCCCGGCCCGTACGGCCGCCGGACGGTGACGCTGATCCTGGTGGAGCTGCTCGgacttatcctcttcatcctcATCCCTGCTGCCATCATCAGCACCGTGGAGGGCTGGTCATACGGCG ATGCCACCTGGTACCTGTTCGTGAGTGTGTCGACTATCGGCTTCGGGGACTTGTACGGCGGCTACTCCGAGTTCTTCTTCGCATTTGACGCAACGTTCGGCATCTATGTG CTCTGCAAGTTCTGTTACTACATCATCGGCCTGAGCTGGGTGGTGTCAGGAAGTTGGTACCGCCcatcgtctctgttcagtgGTGACTAA
- the LOC118412419 gene encoding mitochondrial basic amino acids transporter-like, which yields MALDFVAGCFGGAAGVVVGHPFDTIKVRLQTQSTRKPLYRGTLHCFTEIVRKETAFGLFKGMTSPLVGLTFINAIVFGVHGNLHRTLGEGRLLNTFLAGAAAGAVQSIVCSPMELAKTRMQLMGLGEKSKKRKEIKNSLHCLLRIYKAEGLRGCYRGMILTLWRDAPSFGAYFVTYDTVCQMFAPDDSDHNNVGTLLFAGGMAGVSAWLITYPVDVMKSRIQADGVGGKNVYKGTSDCFVTSYKTEGWKFFTRGLNSTLIRAFPVNAATLTVVTLILRNVKSETPDHE from the coding sequence ATGGCGCTGGACTTTGTAGCGGGGTGTTTCGGGGGCGCGGCAGGGGTGGTGGTCGGCCACCCTTTCGACACCATCAAAGTCCGTCTGCAAACACAGTCCACGAGAAAACCGCTTTACAGAGGGACACTCCACTGTTTCACAGAGATTGTGAGGAAGGAAACGGCATTTgggttgtttaaaggcatgaCTTCGCCGCTAGTAGGACTCACGTTCATTAACGCTATTGTGTTCGGCGTACACGGTAACTTACACCGCACGTTAGGAGAGGGGCGGCTGCTGAACACGTTTTTGGCGGGAGCGGCGGCTGGGGCGGTTCAAAGCATCGTATGCTCGCCCATGGAGTTAGCCAAGACACGCATGCAACTCATGGGGCTAGGAGAAAAGtctaagaaaaggaaagaaattaaGAACTCTCTTCACTGCCTTTTGAGAATCTATAAAGCCGAAGGATTGAGAGGGTGTTACAGAGGCATGATTCTAACCCTATGGAGAGATGCCCCTTCATTCGGGGCGTACTTTGTCACCTACGATACTGTGTGCCAAATGTTTGCTCCAGACGATAGCGATCATAATAATGTCGGTACGCTGTTGTTTGCAGGAGGAATGGCCGGGGTTTCTGCATGGCTTATTACATATCCAGTCGATGTCATGAAGTCCCGTATACAGGCAGACGGGGTGGGGGGAAAGAACGTGTACAAGGGCACGTCTGACTGTTTTGTGACGAGCTACAAGACGGAAGGATGGAAGTTTTTCACCCGGGGGCTAAACTCGACGCTTATCCGAGCGTTCCCCGTTAATGCCGCAACTCTAACTGTGGTCACACTAATTCTGAGAAATGTGAAGTCAGAAACGCCAGACCACGAGTGA
- the LOC118412184 gene encoding potassium channel subfamily K member 2-like isoform X3 has translation MNEYIRLLLLFVGLFTYMFIGAGLFHALEPGWIWDDEWGNITDGVQNVTDQNMNDTLYNFEPRSYMEAFYFCATVITTIGYGHIYPVTGAAKFFTAIFANFGIPAFFYILAIIGRKFANLVEAGESRFFSRVPGPYGRRTVTLILVELLGLILFILIPAAIISTVEGWSYGDATWYLFVSVSTIGFGDLYGGYSEFFFAFDATFGIYVLCKFCYYIIGLSWVVSGSWYRPSSLFSCD, from the exons ATGAACGAGTACATCAGACTGCTGCTCCTGTTTGTTGGCCTGTTCACCTACATGTTTATCGGGGCGGGACTGTTCCACGCCTTGGAACCAGGGTGGATATGGGACGACGAATGGGGGaacattacag ATGGAGTCCAAAATGTCACCGACCAAAACATGAATGACACCCTGTATAACTTCGAGCCGAGGTCCTACATGGAGGCGTTCTACTTCTGCGCCACGGTCATCACAACCATAGGCTACGGTCACATCTACCCTGTAACAGGGGCGGCAAAG TTCTTCACGGCCATCTTCGCTAACTTTGGCATCCCGGCATTTTTCTACATCTTGGCGATCATCGGCAGAAAATTCGCCAATCTTGTTGA GGCGGGGGAGTCCCGGTTCTTCAGCCGGGTTCCCGGCCCGTACGGCCGCCGGACGGTGACGCTGATCCTGGTGGAGCTGCTCGgacttatcctcttcatcctcATCCCTGCTGCCATCATCAGCACCGTGGAGGGCTGGTCATACGGCG ATGCCACCTGGTACCTGTTCGTGAGTGTGTCGACTATCGGCTTCGGGGACTTGTACGGCGGCTACTCCGAGTTCTTCTTCGCATTTGACGCAACGTTCGGCATCTATGTG CTCTGTAAGTTCTGTTACTACATCATCGGTCTGAGCTGGGTGGTGTCAGGAAGTTGGTACCGCCCATCGTCTCTGTTCAGTTGTGACTAA